A window of Flavobacterium branchiarum genomic DNA:
AGCGTCTACAACTGGATGAACTCCATCTTCTAAATCAGCTTTAAAAGTTCCTCCTCCATATTGTGGTACACTTAAATGTGAGAAATTTGCAGAAGTCAGCGTTCCATAATTTGGATCAAAACCACTTACGCCTTCTACTTTTCCGTTATTACTTCTCAAAGGAATTGGTAAGTAGAACGTATTTCTGTCATCTAGCTTTTTATAATTCACTCTCAAATATCCTCCGTCATCAAACTTATAGGTAAGATTCATTTTTACTTGTCCTCCTTTGTTTGCGGTAAAACCAGTTTTTCTAATTCCGTCGTCGGCTCTATAAAACCCTCCTACATTAAAAAACAATTTATCTTTTACCAATGCTCCACTTAAATTTAGATCTGTACGGAATAAACCATAATCTCCAACGGTAAGTTTTGCTTTTCCTTGAAAATCATTCTGTCCTGTTTTCGAAATAAAATTGACAATTCCCCCTGGAGCATTCGATGCAAAAATCGATGCCGATCCTCCTCTAACTGCTTCCATTTTACTCACCGTTTCATCTAGTCTGTACCAATTGTCTGCATTTGCAAACTGCAAAGCTCCATCTTCAAAAACAGGCAGGCCATCTTCTTGAATCTGTACATATTCATAAGCTCCCGCCGATGGAATTCCTCTTGCAAAAAGGTTATTCCCTACTTCTCCTCCTGATGTTTCAACAACAAATCCCGGAATTGTCTGAAGGATATCTGCTGTACTAATAGGCGCTCTGCTTTCGATTGCCTTTGCTCCCATAGTAGTAATTGCGATACTTGATTCTAATTTTGACCTTGGATTTGATGAACCTGTAATTACTACTTCTTTTAAACTTTGAGATTCTGCTTCTAGATGAAAATCGATTTTTATGTTTTCTCCACCTTTAAGAACAACACTTCTTTGAGTAGATTTATATCCAATGTTTGTAACAAGAATTACATAAGTTCCTCCTGAAAGATTTAGAAGTGTAAATCCTCCTTCTGCATCTGTGCTTACTCCTACCGCAGTTCCTTGAATAACAATATTTGCACCTGGAGCTGATTGCCCATTTTCGTCGAATACTTGCCCAGAGACACTTCCTTTTTCTTGTGAAAAAGCTAGAGCTGGAATGATTAATAACAATACCATCCAGAACGATGTTATTGCGTTTGAATTAAACTGTTTCATGATTTATTATTTGGTTAGGTTATTAGTTAGAGGTAAAACTATTGCCTATTTTTTTATATCAATGCTGATTTTGACCGAAAACGTTTTCGATTTCGCCGAAAACGTTTTCGATTAATTAAAATTAAATAATTATCAATTAGTTTTATTACATTTATTCGATGAATGATACCAGACTTATAGACATTGCAGCTGCCTTAGGAATATCTGTTACCACAGTTTCTAAAGCATTAAAAGGGTACACAGATATTAGTGATACTACCAGAGCAAGAGTGCTTGAAATGGTAGCAACTATGAATTACAAGCCCAATGCCAATGCAGTAAATCTTAGAACTAACGAAACCAAAACCCTAGGAGTCGTTATTCCTACAATGGTTCATCATTTCTTTTCGAGTGTTTTAAATGGTATTATTGATGAGGCAGAAAACAGAGGTTATCTTGTTATCATTTTACAATCTAATGAAAAATACGAGCTTGAAAAAAAGCAAATTGCTTTGTTACAGCAAAAAAGAGTAGATGGGATTTTAATTTCGTTGTCTAACGAAACAGATGATTTCACTCATATTAATGATGCCATAAAAAAGAATACTCCTGTTGTATTGTTTGATAAAATTGCCAAACTGGTTGATTGCTCAAAAGTTATTATCAATGACCGAAAGGCCGCTTACGATGCAGTAACTTATTTAATAAACAAAGGGTACAAAAAAATTGCTCACTTTAGAGGTTCTTATACTCCTCAAAATTCTATTGATCGTTTTCTTGGATATAAAAAAGCCCTTGAAGATCATAATATTCCTTACGACCCTTCACTAGTTTATTTGTGTGATCACAATTCTGATTTTGAAGATGGCTATGCCAATGCGCAAAAGCTAGTCGAAGAACATAAAGACGTTGATGCTGTTTTTGCTATTACTGATCTAGTGGCTATTGGTATTATAAAATACCTCAACGATATGCAAATTAAGATTCCTGAGCAAATTGCTGTCTTCGGTTTTAGCAATTGGTTTATGTCTACGGTAATTTCTCCAAAGCTTACCACTATTGACCAACCCGGTTACGATATTGGTCAACGTGCGGCTGCTATATTAATAAACGAAATTGCTCAAATTAAAGAGCATCTTCCTGTTACGCATGAAACTATTGAACTCCCAACGCTTATTATTGAGAGAGAATCGACAATAAGAAAGTAATGAATATTATACGTTAATCGTTACCACATAACCTTCGGATCCACGAACATTAAAAACGGTTCCGTCTGCAAATAATAAATATTGTCCTTTTATTCCTGTAAGTTTCCCTTGGAAAGTTGGTGTTTTATCTAAACTCAAACTTGCTACTTTTTTTG
This region includes:
- a CDS encoding LacI family DNA-binding transcriptional regulator, giving the protein MNDTRLIDIAAALGISVTTVSKALKGYTDISDTTRARVLEMVATMNYKPNANAVNLRTNETKTLGVVIPTMVHHFFSSVLNGIIDEAENRGYLVIILQSNEKYELEKKQIALLQQKRVDGILISLSNETDDFTHINDAIKKNTPVVLFDKIAKLVDCSKVIINDRKAAYDAVTYLINKGYKKIAHFRGSYTPQNSIDRFLGYKKALEDHNIPYDPSLVYLCDHNSDFEDGYANAQKLVEEHKDVDAVFAITDLVAIGIIKYLNDMQIKIPEQIAVFGFSNWFMSTVISPKLTTIDQPGYDIGQRAAAILINEIAQIKEHLPVTHETIELPTLIIERESTIRK